In Haemophilus parainfluenzae, one genomic interval encodes:
- the galK gene encoding galactokinase yields the protein MTPVQKSQHIFTQKYNKQPELTVYAPGRVNIIGEHTDYNDGFVMPCAINYGTAIAGSKRTDHIWNVYAADLDLEDTFSLDEDFPQSEQKWANYVRGVVKFIQERYPQFKQGADLVISGNVPHSSGLSSSAALEVATGKFCQQLSDLPLTHTEIALIGQKAENKFVGANCGNMDQLISALGQKDHLLMIDCRSLETQPTPVPKDVAVIIVNSNVPHDLVTGEYNTRRWQCEKAAEFFGVKALRDVSVEEFQKREAELTALNSLVAKRARHVVTENQRVLDAVEALKHNDLTKLGELMGQSHESMRDDFEITVPQIDYLVELAQLVIGKTGGARMTGGGFGGCIVALAPHDKVEEVRKIIADNYEKQTGLKEDFYVCTASQGVSLC from the coding sequence ATGACTCCAGTCCAAAAATCCCAACACATTTTTACTCAAAAATATAACAAGCAACCTGAACTGACCGTGTATGCACCAGGTCGTGTGAACATTATCGGCGAACATACCGACTACAATGATGGCTTTGTAATGCCTTGTGCGATCAATTATGGTACAGCCATTGCGGGATCAAAACGTACTGATCATATTTGGAATGTTTATGCAGCAGATCTTGATCTTGAGGATACCTTTTCTCTTGATGAAGATTTCCCTCAAAGTGAGCAAAAATGGGCGAATTATGTGCGTGGTGTGGTGAAATTTATTCAAGAACGTTACCCACAATTTAAACAAGGTGCTGATTTAGTGATTTCTGGAAATGTACCACATTCTTCTGGTTTGAGTTCTTCTGCTGCTCTTGAAGTAGCGACGGGTAAGTTCTGCCAACAACTCAGTGATTTACCTTTAACACATACAGAAATTGCTTTAATTGGTCAAAAAGCTGAAAACAAATTTGTAGGCGCAAATTGCGGAAACATGGATCAATTAATTTCTGCTTTAGGACAAAAAGATCATCTCTTAATGATTGATTGCCGTAGCTTAGAAACACAGCCAACGCCTGTGCCGAAAGATGTCGCTGTTATCATTGTGAACTCAAATGTACCCCATGATTTGGTGACGGGTGAATACAATACACGCCGTTGGCAATGTGAAAAAGCGGCAGAATTCTTTGGTGTGAAAGCGTTGCGTGATGTGTCAGTAGAAGAATTCCAAAAAAGAGAAGCAGAATTGACCGCACTTAATTCTTTAGTGGCTAAACGTGCACGTCATGTGGTGACTGAAAACCAACGCGTACTTGATGCCGTTGAAGCCTTAAAACATAACGATTTAACAAAATTAGGTGAGTTAATGGGGCAATCTCACGAATCAATGCGCGATGATTTCGAGATTACCGTGCCGCAAATCGATTATCTTGTTGAACTTGCTCAATTAGTGATTGGTAAAACCGGTGGCGCGAGAATGACGGGCGGTGGTTTTGGTGGTTGCATTGTTGCCCTTGCACCTCATGATAAAGTTGAAGAAGTGCGTAAAATTATTGCCGATAATTATGAGAAACAAACGGGTTTAAAAGAAGATTTCTACGTTTGCACAGCCTCACAAGGAGTGAGTCTATGCTAG
- a CDS encoding substrate-binding domain-containing protein, with translation MPTIRDVAELACVSVATVSRVINRSPSVSEKTRYSVQRAMEVLNYQPNANAQALAVQNTDTIGVVVTDVTDPFFAILVKSVDKVAEEHQKTILIGIGYHHAEKEREAIDTLLRKRCSCLVVHSKALSDEELQHYLENVPGMVVINRVIAGYENRCVSLDNRQGTYLATEILIRYGHKHIAYIGSNHGILDETERKEGYLEALEAHNFPIVEQAIVHNSPDFEGGEKAMIDLLSYNSNLTAVVAYNDTMAAGAISVLNENNIKVPKQFSIVGFDDMPIARYLIPKLTTIRYPIDLMANYAAKLALSLVDSSIVTPTVVQFNPTLVRRFSVENAIKP, from the coding sequence ATGCCTACAATTCGAGATGTTGCTGAATTAGCTTGTGTGTCGGTTGCCACTGTTTCCCGGGTGATTAATCGCTCCCCATCTGTGAGTGAAAAAACCCGTTATTCGGTACAACGTGCAATGGAAGTCTTAAATTATCAACCCAATGCAAACGCACAAGCTCTGGCAGTACAAAATACTGATACCATTGGCGTGGTGGTTACCGATGTAACGGATCCGTTCTTTGCTATCTTGGTTAAATCGGTCGATAAAGTCGCTGAAGAGCATCAAAAAACGATTTTGATCGGCATTGGATACCATCATGCAGAAAAAGAGCGTGAAGCCATTGATACCTTGCTACGCAAGCGTTGTAGCTGTTTGGTTGTTCATTCCAAAGCCCTTTCTGACGAAGAGTTACAACATTATTTAGAAAATGTACCCGGTATGGTGGTAATTAACCGCGTGATTGCGGGTTATGAAAATCGTTGCGTCAGCCTTGATAACCGCCAAGGTACCTATCTTGCCACTGAAATACTGATTCGTTATGGTCATAAGCACATCGCCTACATTGGTTCCAACCACGGTATTTTAGATGAAACTGAGCGCAAGGAAGGCTACTTAGAGGCCTTAGAAGCGCATAACTTCCCCATTGTAGAACAAGCCATTGTGCATAATTCGCCTGATTTTGAAGGCGGTGAAAAAGCCATGATTGATTTATTGAGCTACAACTCCAATTTAACCGCAGTGGTGGCCTATAACGATACAATGGCAGCGGGGGCAATTTCCGTTTTAAATGAAAACAATATCAAAGTCCCGAAACAATTTTCCATTGTGGGATTTGATGATATGCCAATTGCTCGATATTTAATCCCAAAACTCACTACGATTCGATATCCAATTGATTTAATGGCAAATTATGCGGCAAAACTAGCGTTAAGTTTAGTCGATTCGTCTATTGTTACACCGACTGTTGTTCAATTTAATCCAACATTGGTGAGACGTTTTTCCGTAGAAAATGCAATAAAACCGTGA
- the galM gene encoding galactose-1-epimerase, producing MLEKTAFNAPDGQPYQLVQLTNSNGMTVQFMDWGATWLSCKVPVNSVLREVLLGCKVEDYPHQTAYLGASVGRYANRIANAQFELGERTIQLVANQGKHQLHGGKEGFDKRRWKVEECGQNFVHFSLVSPDGDQGFEGHVQVNVLYTLTDENSVKIEYEAESDKDTALNLTNHAYFNLENAEQGSDVRNHTLRLNADFYLPVDGEGIPNSPLKHVVNTSFDFRVAKPIAQDFQQGDQVVTKGYDHSFIVNKAWQKPCVLLTSPNEDLSLEVLTSQAALQVYTGNYLAGIPTRKGGTYQDFSGIALETQCLPDTPNHPEWQNYGGIQKPGERYYQWTEFRFK from the coding sequence ATGCTAGAAAAAACGGCGTTCAATGCACCAGATGGACAGCCTTATCAACTTGTTCAACTCACCAATTCAAATGGCATGACTGTGCAATTTATGGATTGGGGAGCCACTTGGCTTTCTTGTAAAGTCCCTGTGAATAGTGTGTTGCGAGAAGTATTACTTGGCTGCAAAGTGGAAGATTATCCTCATCAAACCGCTTATTTGGGTGCAAGCGTAGGACGCTATGCAAATCGTATCGCTAACGCCCAATTTGAATTGGGTGAGCGAACAATCCAGCTGGTTGCGAATCAAGGCAAACATCAATTACATGGTGGTAAAGAAGGCTTTGATAAACGCCGTTGGAAGGTGGAAGAGTGCGGTCAGAATTTTGTGCATTTTTCCCTTGTGTCTCCCGATGGTGATCAAGGTTTTGAAGGTCATGTACAAGTTAATGTACTTTACACGCTAACCGATGAAAATAGCGTAAAAATTGAATACGAAGCAGAAAGTGATAAAGATACCGCACTGAACTTAACAAACCACGCTTATTTCAATTTGGAAAATGCTGAGCAGGGTAGTGATGTGAGAAATCATACATTACGCCTCAATGCGGATTTCTATTTACCGGTTGATGGTGAAGGCATCCCAAATTCACCACTTAAGCATGTGGTGAATACCAGCTTTGATTTTCGTGTTGCAAAACCAATCGCACAAGATTTCCAACAAGGCGATCAAGTGGTAACAAAAGGTTACGATCATTCTTTTATCGTCAATAAAGCATGGCAAAAACCTTGTGTATTATTGACTTCCCCTAATGAAGATTTAAGCCTTGAAGTGCTCACATCCCAAGCAGCATTACAGGTATATACAGGAAACTATCTTGCAGGTATCCCAACTCGTAAAGGTGGCACTTATCAAGATTTCAGTGGCATCGCACTTGAAACGCAATGCCTTCCCGATACCCCTAACCATCCCGAATGGCAAAATTATGGCGGTATTCAAAAACCAGGTGAACGCTATTACCAGTGGACTGAGTTTAGGTTTAAATAG
- a CDS encoding ShlB/FhaC/HecB family hemolysin secretion/activation protein, protein MTISRLFGVGLFLVSPFILANPPSTNANVEKQIDAQQQKQQAEQEAAILAQQTQSANVRLEAEKESSPSFPQNEAQCFPINQLALTDYQAEESTSSTTPLKLAQPSQFSWALKSVYAERDFALPACIGSEGINVLLRRIQNRLIDAGYVTTRVVVEPQDLRSGVLVLTVIPGKVGRIQLQDQSAIPFATRGTLWFAMPMSQGDMLNVRNIEQGLENLKRVPSADANMELVPSENVGETDIVISYKQTLPFHLTLGVDDSGSKATGRLQGSATFSWDNVLTLNDMFYISGTRSFKRNSDDAEGDYGSKNITLYYSIPWRNYLLTLSGSKYSYHQTVAGAFESYVYSGESQQMKVNLSRLLSRGSQHKTYINGALWTKKSHNYIDDTEVEVQRRRTAGWEVGINHTHYISDLVLQIFAGYKRGTGGNKALPAPEEAFGEGTSRMQIITAGLDLTYPFTMGNQPFRFNTSWNGQWNRTPLTQQDKFSIGGRYTVRGFDGELSLSGEKGWLWRNELGWDIANKGHELYLGIDQGKVHSSQDELQVGSSLIGGVIGLRGKLWGINYDYFVGKPIKKPEGFRTSNVTTGFNVSYRF, encoded by the coding sequence ATGACTATATCTAGATTGTTTGGAGTGGGATTATTTCTGGTGTCCCCTTTTATCTTAGCTAATCCACCTTCTACAAATGCAAATGTAGAAAAACAAATTGATGCTCAACAACAAAAACAACAAGCGGAACAAGAGGCTGCAATTTTAGCTCAGCAAACGCAATCAGCGAATGTGCGTTTGGAGGCAGAAAAAGAATCGTCTCCTAGCTTTCCACAAAATGAAGCACAATGTTTTCCCATCAATCAATTAGCACTCACAGACTATCAAGCTGAAGAATCCACTTCATCAACAACTCCTCTTAAACTTGCTCAACCTAGCCAATTTTCTTGGGCATTAAAATCAGTTTATGCTGAACGTGATTTTGCGCTACCGGCTTGTATTGGTTCAGAAGGGATTAACGTATTACTTCGTCGTATTCAAAATCGTTTGATTGATGCAGGTTATGTGACAACACGTGTTGTAGTTGAACCACAAGATTTGCGTTCAGGCGTGTTAGTTTTAACGGTAATACCAGGTAAAGTGGGTCGCATTCAATTACAAGACCAAAGTGCTATTCCATTTGCGACACGCGGTACGCTATGGTTTGCTATGCCAATGTCGCAAGGAGACATGTTAAATGTACGCAATATTGAGCAAGGATTAGAAAACTTAAAACGTGTACCAAGTGCTGATGCCAATATGGAGCTTGTACCAAGTGAAAATGTAGGGGAAACCGATATTGTGATTTCCTATAAACAGACATTGCCTTTTCATTTAACTTTAGGTGTAGATGATTCAGGTAGCAAAGCAACAGGTCGCTTACAGGGCTCAGCAACATTTTCTTGGGATAATGTGTTAACACTGAACGACATGTTCTATATCAGTGGTACGCGTAGCTTTAAGCGTAATAGTGACGATGCAGAAGGCGATTATGGTAGTAAAAATATAACACTCTATTATTCTATTCCTTGGAGAAACTACCTTTTAACTCTTTCAGGCTCTAAATATTCTTATCATCAAACAGTCGCAGGGGCTTTTGAGTCTTATGTCTATTCTGGCGAAAGCCAACAAATGAAAGTGAATTTAAGTCGCTTACTCTCTCGTGGTAGTCAACATAAAACGTATATCAATGGTGCATTATGGACGAAAAAATCTCATAACTATATTGATGATACAGAAGTTGAAGTACAACGTCGTCGAACAGCAGGTTGGGAAGTGGGGATTAATCATACTCACTACATCAGCGACCTTGTTTTGCAGATTTTTGCTGGTTACAAGCGTGGTACAGGCGGTAATAAAGCGCTACCAGCACCAGAAGAAGCGTTTGGTGAAGGGACTTCACGCATGCAAATTATTACAGCGGGACTTGATTTAACGTATCCATTTACGATGGGTAATCAACCATTTCGTTTCAATACTAGTTGGAATGGTCAATGGAATCGCACACCTTTAACTCAACAAGATAAATTTAGTATTGGTGGGCGTTATACCGTACGAGGGTTTGATGGTGAGCTTTCGCTTTCGGGTGAAAAAGGTTGGTTATGGCGTAATGAACTTGGGTGGGACATTGCTAATAAAGGGCATGAGCTTTATTTAGGTATAGACCAAGGTAAAGTGCATTCTAGTCAAGATGAGCTTCAAGTAGGAAGTAGCTTAATTGGTGGGGTGATTGGTCTTAGAGGCAAATTATGGGGAATTAACTATGATTATTTCGTAGGTAAACCGATTAAAAAGCCAGAAGGATTTAGAACCAGTAATGTGACAACCGGATTTAATGTAAGTTACCGTTTTTAA
- the galT gene encoding galactose-1-phosphate uridylyltransferase: MSETVFEPTDHPHRRYNPLIDQWVLVSPHRAKRPWQGQQEKVSEEQKPSHDPNCYLCPRNKRITGEPNPDYHKPYVFKNDFSALLEDTPAPEQSADPLFQMSQARGESRVICFSPDHSKTLPLLTALEIEEVIKVWQEQLRELGQKYQWVQIFENKGAAMGCSNPHPHGQIWANSFLPNEVAREDVAQRNYYEKHGSVLLVDYVQKELEKKERIVVETEHWVAVVPYWAVWPFETLLLPKLHVKRLTELTEAQAKDLAVILKKLATKYDNLFETSFPYSMGFHAAPFNNEDNEHWQLHAHFYPPLLRSATVRKFMVGYEMLGESQRDLTAEQAAERLRALSEVHYKER, translated from the coding sequence ATGAGCGAAACCGTATTTGAACCGACAGATCATCCACATCGTCGTTATAATCCGTTAATTGACCAATGGGTTTTAGTCTCGCCACATCGTGCTAAACGTCCATGGCAGGGGCAACAAGAAAAAGTGAGTGAGGAACAAAAGCCAAGCCACGATCCAAATTGTTATCTTTGCCCGCGTAATAAACGTATCACTGGCGAACCTAATCCGGATTACCATAAACCTTATGTATTCAAAAATGATTTCTCGGCTTTATTAGAAGATACACCCGCGCCAGAGCAATCAGCCGATCCTCTTTTCCAAATGAGCCAAGCTCGTGGTGAAAGCCGTGTTATTTGTTTTTCACCAGATCACAGTAAAACCTTGCCATTATTGACCGCACTAGAAATTGAAGAAGTGATAAAAGTGTGGCAAGAGCAATTGCGTGAATTGGGCCAAAAATATCAGTGGGTACAGATTTTCGAAAACAAAGGTGCGGCAATGGGATGTTCCAATCCCCATCCGCACGGACAAATTTGGGCAAATAGCTTTCTACCAAATGAAGTCGCACGTGAAGATGTTGCTCAACGAAATTATTATGAAAAACACGGTTCGGTACTTTTAGTGGATTACGTTCAAAAAGAATTAGAGAAAAAAGAACGTATTGTGGTGGAAACCGAGCATTGGGTTGCGGTGGTGCCTTATTGGGCGGTGTGGCCGTTTGAAACCCTGTTGTTGCCTAAATTGCATGTAAAACGCTTAACAGAATTAACTGAAGCTCAAGCTAAAGATCTTGCCGTGATATTGAAAAAATTGGCAACGAAATACGATAACTTATTTGAAACGTCTTTCCCTTATTCGATGGGCTTCCATGCTGCACCATTTAATAATGAAGATAACGAACATTGGCAGCTTCATGCGCATTTTTATCCACCGTTGTTGCGTTCAGCTACGGTTCGCAAATTTATGGTGGGTTATGAAATGCTAGGTGAAAGCCAACGTGACCTCACCGCTGAACAAGCCGCAGAAAGATTACGTGCGTTAAGCGAAGTACATTACAAAGAACGTTAA